From a single Andrena cerasifolii isolate SP2316 chromosome 8, iyAndCera1_principal, whole genome shotgun sequence genomic region:
- the LOC143372446 gene encoding sulfotransferase 1E1, which yields MALTPPQYEFLNEETTKEMLKVFKGERTGWVLVGPKKWFFPYRYTEQGKGFYNFKARPDDTWVISYPRSGTTWTQELVWLLSNNLDFERARKEFLTERFPFLEFSMFNHPEVTREFVEMNKHDKDKEGLCRSIAEPGYEVVAGISSPRFIKSHFPFSLLPGILDSGCKIVYVARNPKDVAVSWYHLNSAIKTQGYTGDFATFWDYFQNNLTPWSPYWEHLKEAWAHKDHPNLLFMFYEEMQHDFPKAIKNVAKFLGKTYTDEQIREAADYLNIKNFRDNPMVNSSKFKECNIITAGTFVRKGQSGGWRDTFTPDLDAKANKWIEENLKGTDFTFPYFNNNIDRSCS from the exons ATGGCTCTCACACCACCGCAATACGAATTCTTGAACGAGGAGACTACCAAAGAGATGTTGAAGGTATTTAAGGGTGAAAGAACAGGTTGGGTGCTCGTGGGACCGAAAAAGTGGTTCTTTCCGTACAGATACACGGAGCAGGGTAAAGGATTTTATAACTTTAAGGCGAGACCCGACGACACTTGGGTCATATCTTATCCAAGATCTG gtACAACGTGGACTCAAGAATTAGTTTGGCTGTTATCGAACAATTTAGACTTCGAGAGGGCAAGGAAGGAGTTCCTCACGGAGCGATTCCCATTTCTCGA GTTTAGCATGTTTAATCATCCAGAAGTAACGCGAGAATTCGTGGAAATGAACAAGCACGACAAGGATAAAGAGGGATTGTGTAGAAGTATCGCCGAGCCAGGATATGAAGTCGTAGCGGGGATATCATCTCCTAGGTTCATCAAGTCACATTTCCCATTCAGTTTATTACCTGGAATCCTAGACAGCGGCTGTAAG ATCGTATACGTGGCGCGAAATCCAAAAGACGTGGCCGTTTCTTGGTACCATTTGAATAGCGCGATCAAAACTCAGGGATACACAGGCGACTTCGCAACATTCTgggattattttcaaaataatctcA CCCCGTGGAGCCCTTACTGGGAGCATTTAAAAGAAGCATGGGCACATAAAGATCACCCAAATCTTCTGTTCATGTTCTACGAAGAGATGCAGCAT GACTTTCCAAAGGCCATTAAAAACGTTGCAAAGTTTCTTGGAAAGACTTATACAGACGAGCAGATAAGAGAAGCGgcagattatttgaatatcAAAAACTTCCGAGATAATCCGATGGTGAATTCGTCCAAATTTAAGGAGTGCAATATTATAACAGCTGGGACATTTGTTAGGAAGGGGCAGAGTGGTGGTTGGAGGGACACGTTCACTCCGGATCTTGACGCTAAGGCTAACAAATGGATAGAAGAGAATCTTAAAGGAACAGATTTTACGTTCCCATATTTTAACAACAATATTGACAGAAGCTGTAGTTGA
- the LOC143372448 gene encoding GTPase Era, mitochondrial: protein MFFALTRCMLRIESQLFKQCIFYSTVRNTEHNQDEYILQPNDKLILRREGRKFLKVAILGLPNVGKSTLINQLVHRSICPTSCKVHTTIHKVEAVYSQDDTQIVFMDTPGLTTATERKKYNLVDTFQKDPEVSISQADVIGIIQDVTNVYTRHKIADCIVQYLKSKRSDTPLLLIFNKVDKLKKKNVLLELSNMLMNNEDGPKFEDIFMISALTGDGINDLRNYMLDSAKEGDWEYEEDSYTDQPARNIIEQTVRAALMDHLPQEVPYEIKIQTEHFDVDEDGSINTIIRLECDRARLIKHLLRPKGSKLKLIALSAEQRLQHAYRTRVQVLLSVIRKLNS from the exons ATGTTTTTTGCACTTACAAGGTGCATGCTTCGAATTGAAtcgcaattgtttaaacaatgcaTTTTCTACTCCACTGTAAGGAATACTGAGCACAACCAAGATGAATATATATTACAGCCTAACGATAAGTTGATACTACGGCGGGAAGGTAGAAAGTTTTTAAAGGTCGCTATTCTAGGCCTCCCGAATGTTGGAAAGAGTACTCTAATAAATCAACTTGTACATAGATCG ATATGCCCCACGTCATGTAAAGTTCATACCACGATACACAAAGTAGAAGCGGTGTATTCCCAAGATGATACACAGATCGTATTTATGGATACACCTGGGCTAACAACAGCTACAGAGAGGAAAAAGTATAATCTAGTCGATACCTTCCAGAAAGATCCAGAGGTTTCAATTTCTCAGGCAGATGTTATTGGAATAATACAAGATGTAACAAACGTATATACCAGGCATAAAATCGCTGATTGCAttgtacaatatttaaaaagcaAAAGAAGCGATACACCACTGTTATTGATTTTCAACAAAGTTGATaagttgaagaagaaaaatgtGTTGCTGGAGCTTTCGAACATGCTTATGAACAATGAGGATGGTCCAAAATTCGAGGATATTTTCATGATATCTGCGCTGACTGGAGACGGCATAAATGATTTAAGA AATTACATGCTCGATTCAGCCAAGGAAGGTGATTGGGAATACGAAGAGGATAGTTACACTGATCAGCCGGCCAGGAATATAATAGAGCAGACTGTAAGAGCTGCCTTAATGGACCACCTTCCGCAGGAAGTGCCGtacgaaataaaaatacaaacagaGCATTTTGATGTCGACGAAGATGGAAGTATTAATACTATTATAAGATTAGAGTGTGATCGCGCGCGTcttataaaacatttattaaggcCTAAGGGAAGCAAACTTAAATTGATAGCGCTATCAGCAGAACAACGATTGCAGCATGCCTATAGAACTCGTGTACAGGTGTTATTGTCTGTAATAAGAAAGTTGAATAGTTAA